Proteins from a single region of Lujinxingia litoralis:
- the tgt gene encoding tRNA guanosine(34) transglycosylase Tgt: MTQIDQERAPSQALSFELKCTDGRARRGRVTVTHGSFETPAFMPVGTRGTVKGMTPRDLRETGAQICLGNTYHLNIAPGAKIVKKLGGLHGMMGWDAPILTDSGGFQVFSLPKLEIEEEGVTFAFKKGGKAIQLTPERSMQIQEGLGADIIMAFDHVVAHPAPYHLAEEAVYRTSRWLERCRKAHTRTDQALFGIVQGSTFPNLRRLSVELICSQELPGYAIGGLSVGEGHQLMMDTIDQTEPFMPAEKPRYLMGVGYPEDLVEAVARGVDMFDCVLPSRLARSGIIFTRHGRYRVTKGRYKADKFPLDTNCNCYACRNFSRAYINHLINSKEILGSVLATLHNITFYQDLMRAMRQAIEEGRFESFRRAFLDEYLSDDRKEELDLEEVLGVSENEGDDLPWKTIHSVVPPTAVEENRRRSRRDAEVSMPEERMKEHRQGSGNERKSGAKGAKHAPRGSKGGKSKASGKAGGAKKSGKKHSGRGGSKPKA; the protein is encoded by the coding sequence ATGACACAGATCGATCAGGAACGCGCCCCTTCCCAGGCGTTGAGCTTTGAGCTGAAATGCACCGACGGGCGCGCGCGCCGCGGTCGGGTCACCGTAACCCACGGAAGTTTTGAGACGCCGGCGTTCATGCCGGTGGGCACCCGGGGGACGGTCAAGGGTATGACTCCGCGCGACTTGCGGGAGACCGGGGCCCAGATCTGCCTGGGGAACACCTATCACCTGAACATCGCGCCCGGGGCCAAGATCGTTAAAAAGCTCGGGGGGCTCCACGGGATGATGGGCTGGGATGCGCCGATCCTGACGGACTCCGGCGGCTTTCAGGTCTTTTCGCTCCCGAAGCTCGAGATCGAGGAAGAGGGGGTGACCTTTGCGTTTAAGAAGGGCGGCAAGGCCATTCAGCTGACGCCCGAGCGCAGCATGCAGATTCAGGAAGGCCTGGGCGCAGATATCATCATGGCCTTTGACCACGTGGTCGCCCACCCGGCGCCCTATCACCTGGCTGAGGAGGCCGTGTACCGCACCTCGCGCTGGCTGGAGCGTTGTCGGAAGGCGCATACCCGTACCGACCAGGCGCTCTTCGGGATCGTGCAGGGTTCGACCTTCCCCAACCTGCGCCGTCTTTCGGTGGAGCTTATCTGCTCGCAGGAGCTGCCCGGATACGCCATTGGCGGGCTTTCGGTGGGGGAGGGCCACCAGCTGATGATGGACACCATCGATCAGACTGAGCCCTTTATGCCCGCGGAGAAGCCCCGCTATCTGATGGGCGTGGGCTATCCCGAGGACCTGGTCGAAGCGGTCGCCCGCGGCGTTGATATGTTTGACTGCGTGCTGCCCAGCCGTCTGGCCCGATCCGGAATCATCTTCACGCGTCATGGGCGCTACCGGGTGACCAAGGGGCGCTACAAGGCCGATAAGTTCCCGTTGGATACCAACTGCAACTGCTACGCCTGCCGCAACTTCAGCCGGGCCTACATCAACCACCTGATCAACTCCAAAGAGATCCTGGGCTCGGTTCTGGCCACCCTGCATAACATCACCTTCTACCAGGACCTGATGCGCGCGATGCGCCAGGCCATTGAAGAGGGGCGCTTTGAGAGTTTCCGCCGCGCCTTTCTCGATGAGTACCTCTCGGATGATCGCAAAGAAGAGCTCGACCTCGAAGAGGTCCTCGGCGTCAGCGAAAACGAGGGCGACGATCTTCCCTGGAAGACTATCCACTCGGTGGTACCGCCCACGGCGGTGGAGGAGAACCGCCGGCGCTCGCGCCGTGACGCCGAGGTCAGCATGCCGGAGGAGCGGATGAAGGAGCACCGCCAGGGCTCCGGCAACGAGCGCAAGAGTGGGGCGAAGGGGGCGAAGCACGCTCCCCGCGGGTCCAAGGGGGGCAAA